From Micromonospora echinaurantiaca:
CCCCACGCTGCGCGCCGCCGGGCTCGACCGGGTGAACGTCTCGCTGGACACCCTGGACGCGGACCGGTTCACCCGGCTGACCCGCCGCGACCGGCTCGCCGACGTACTGGCCGGCCTGGCCGGCGCCACCGCGGCCGGGCTCACCCCGGTCAAGGTCAACACGGTGCTGATGCGGGGCGTGAACGACGACGAGGCGCCGGCGCTGCTCCGCTTCGCCCTCGACCACGGCTACGAGCTGCGGTTCATCGAGCAGATGCCGCTGGACGCGCAGCACGGCTGGGACCGCGCCGCCATGGTCACCGCCGAGGAGATCCTCGCCGCCCTGCGTACCACCTTCGACCTGCGACCCGACCCGGCCGAGCGGGGCGCGGCCCCGGCCGAGACCTGGCTGGTCGACGGCGGCCCGGCCCGGGTGGGCGTGATCGCCAGCGTCACCCGGCCGTTCTGCGGCGACTGCGACCGCACCCGGCTCACCGCCGACGGCCAGGTCCGCGCGTGCCTGTTCGCCACCGAGGAGTCCGACCTGCGCGGGGCGCTGCGAGCCGGGGCGGACGACGCCGAACTGGCCCGCCGCTGGCGGACCGCGATGTGGGGCAAGCGGGCCGGCCACGGCATCGACGACCCGACGTTCCTGCAACCCGCCCGGCCGATGTCGGCCATCGGAGGCTGACCGTGACCGACCCGACCCGGCCCGCCGCCGGGCTGCCGCCGCTGACCGTGCGCTACTTCGCCGGGGCACGCGCCGCCGCCGGCCGCACCGAGGAGACGGTGCCGGCCGGAGGCACCCTCGACGACCTCGTCACCGAACTGACCGGGCGGCACGGTGACCGGCTCGCCGCCGTGCTGCGGGTGGCGAGCTTCCTGGTGGACGGGGTGACCTGCCACGATCGTCAGGCCCCGCTGCCGGCCGGGACCACGATCGACGTACTGCCCCCCTTCGCGGGCGGCTGAGGGAGGCGCACATGCTCGCAGTGCTGGGTTTCGTGGGGACCCTGGCGCTGATCACCGGCCTGATCCACCTCTACCTGTGGAAGCGGCTGGTCCGGGACACCACGACGCCGGGGCGCTGGCGGCGGGTCGGCGGGATCAGCGCGCTCGTGCTGGCCCTGCTGGTGCCGGCCACCATGGTCGGCACCCAGGCCGGGCTGTACTGGCTGGCGTGGCCCGGCTACCTCTGGCTCGCGATCATGTTCTACCTGCTGGTCCTGCTCGTCGCGCTGGAAGTGCCGATGCTGGTGACCAGGCTGGTGCTGCGCCGCCGGGTGGCGGCGGCCGAGCCGACCGCCGCCGCGCCCGAGCCGGCCCTGGTCGGCGCGGCCGGCCCGGCCGATCCGCCGGCCGCCGGCGCCGTCGGCCAGTCCGACCACGACCCGTCCCGGCGGCTGCTGCTGGCCCGGGGGGCGGCGATCTTCGCCGGACTCACCGCCACCGGCCTCACCGGGTACGGCATCCGCACCGCGCTCGG
This genomic window contains:
- the moaA gene encoding GTP 3',8-cyclase MoaA, producing MTAAQPTDGPLVDRYGRVARDLRVSLTDKCNLRCTYCMPAEGLPWLAGPQLLTDAEIVRLVRIAVRDLGVTEVRFTGGEPLIRPGLVGIVAEVAALEPRPRISLTTNGIGLARLAPTLRAAGLDRVNVSLDTLDADRFTRLTRRDRLADVLAGLAGATAAGLTPVKVNTVLMRGVNDDEAPALLRFALDHGYELRFIEQMPLDAQHGWDRAAMVTAEEILAALRTTFDLRPDPAERGAAPAETWLVDGGPARVGVIASVTRPFCGDCDRTRLTADGQVRACLFATEESDLRGALRAGADDAELARRWRTAMWGKRAGHGIDDPTFLQPARPMSAIGG
- a CDS encoding MoaD/ThiS family protein, whose protein sequence is MTDPTRPAAGLPPLTVRYFAGARAAAGRTEETVPAGGTLDDLVTELTGRHGDRLAAVLRVASFLVDGVTCHDRQAPLPAGTTIDVLPPFAGG